In the Qipengyuania pelagi genome, one interval contains:
- a CDS encoding NuoB/complex I 20 kDa subunit family protein, translated as MSDQRTISPQGRDPYLQPTAQPGEIRQPDQDYFNALQNEVNDKGFLVASTEDLFQWARTGSLWWMTFGLACCAVEMIHVNMPRYDMERFGVAPRASPRQSDVMIVAGTLCNKMAPALRKVYDQMSEPKYVISMGSCANGGGYYHYSYSVVRGCDRIVPVDIYVPGCPPTAEALLYGVMQLQRKIRRSGTIER; from the coding sequence ATGAGCGATCAACGTACGATATCCCCGCAGGGCCGCGACCCGTATCTCCAGCCCACTGCGCAGCCGGGCGAAATCCGCCAGCCGGACCAGGACTATTTCAACGCGCTTCAGAACGAGGTGAACGACAAGGGCTTCCTCGTCGCCAGCACCGAGGACCTGTTTCAGTGGGCGCGCACGGGATCGCTGTGGTGGATGACCTTCGGCCTCGCCTGCTGCGCGGTCGAGATGATCCACGTCAATATGCCGCGCTACGACATGGAGCGGTTCGGCGTCGCCCCGCGCGCATCCCCGCGCCAGTCGGACGTGATGATCGTGGCCGGAACGCTGTGCAACAAGATGGCCCCGGCCCTGCGCAAGGTCTACGACCAGATGTCGGAGCCGAAATACGTCATCAGCATGGGCAGCTGCGCCAATGGCGGCGGCTATTACCATTACAGCTACAGCGTCGTGCGCGGTTGCGACCGGATCGTGCCGGTCGATATCTATGTGCCCGGCTGCCCTCCGACGGCCGAGGCGCTGCTTTACGGTGTGATGCAATTGCAGCGTAAGATCCGCCGCAGCGGCACGATCGAGCGATAG
- a CDS encoding NADH-quinone oxidoreductase subunit A has protein sequence MVDLEQYLPILIFLFIAVLLSAAFVFLPMGVSRLTGAHNPNAEKLSEYECGFPAFEEPRSQFDVKFYLVAISFLLFDLEAAFLFPWAVSLEFTQWTGWIGMMVFLGILAIGLAYEWKMGALDWQ, from the coding sequence GTGGTCGATCTCGAGCAGTATCTGCCGATCCTCATCTTTCTCTTCATCGCCGTCCTGCTGTCGGCGGCGTTCGTGTTTCTGCCGATGGGCGTGTCGCGCCTGACGGGCGCGCATAATCCCAACGCGGAGAAGCTGAGCGAGTATGAATGCGGCTTTCCCGCCTTCGAGGAACCGCGCAGCCAGTTCGACGTGAAATTCTACCTCGTCGCGATCAGCTTCCTGCTGTTCGATCTCGAGGCGGCCTTCCTGTTTCCGTGGGCGGTGAGTCTCGAATTCACGCAGTGGACGGGATGGATTGGCATGATGGTGTTCCTCGGAATCCTCGCGATCGGCCTCGCCTATGAATGGAAGATGGGGGCATTGGACTGGCAGTAA
- a CDS encoding coniferyl aldehyde dehydrogenase — translation MAGDRTKEMQDVLKRQRAAHEADRPEPMDMRKDRVKRAIAILKENADALCSAMNADFGNRSPSQSMLTDIAGTINFGKYCLKHAEKWARPDKRHLQFPLGLLGAKAEVRYEPKGVIGILSPWNFPLNLSFGPLMQVFAAGNRAMIKPSEFTERTSGLSAELVDRYFAPEECAVFAGGPQVAAAFSELPFDHLVFTGSTATGRKVMEAAARNLVPVTLELGGKSPVIMGESADFAKAGERVALGKMLNAGQICLAPDYLYVPEAKADEAVHGIWQATAAMYPTLLDNDDYASVVTDRHFDRLQDMVKDARDKGAEVIEINPGDEDFSSTNARKMPLTILRNVTDDMQAMQEEIFGPVLPVKTYGQIDEAIDYVNRRDRPLGLYYFGSDDGEERRVLERTISGGVTVNDVVFHVSMEDLPFGGVGPSGMGSYHGIEGFREFSHARSVYSQAKIDVAKLAGLKPPYGEATRKALRGLMK, via the coding sequence ATGGCGGGCGACCGGACGAAAGAGATGCAGGATGTCCTGAAGCGGCAGCGCGCCGCGCACGAGGCGGATCGCCCCGAGCCGATGGATATGCGAAAGGATCGGGTGAAGCGCGCCATCGCGATCCTGAAGGAGAACGCCGACGCGCTGTGTTCCGCGATGAACGCGGATTTCGGCAATCGCTCGCCCAGCCAGTCCATGCTGACCGACATCGCCGGGACGATCAATTTCGGCAAATACTGCCTCAAACATGCCGAGAAATGGGCGCGGCCCGACAAGCGGCATCTGCAATTCCCGCTCGGGCTTTTGGGCGCGAAGGCGGAAGTCCGCTACGAACCCAAGGGCGTGATCGGCATTCTCAGCCCGTGGAACTTCCCCCTCAATCTGAGCTTCGGGCCGCTGATGCAGGTCTTCGCGGCGGGCAATCGCGCGATGATCAAGCCGAGCGAATTTACCGAGCGCACCAGCGGATTGTCCGCCGAACTGGTCGATCGCTATTTCGCACCGGAGGAATGCGCGGTGTTCGCTGGCGGGCCGCAAGTGGCGGCCGCTTTCAGCGAACTTCCCTTCGATCACCTCGTCTTCACCGGATCGACCGCGACGGGCCGCAAGGTGATGGAAGCGGCGGCCAGGAACCTCGTCCCCGTCACGCTGGAACTGGGCGGGAAATCGCCGGTAATCATGGGCGAAAGCGCGGACTTCGCCAAGGCGGGAGAGCGGGTGGCGCTCGGCAAGATGCTCAATGCGGGGCAGATCTGCCTCGCCCCCGACTATCTCTACGTTCCCGAAGCGAAGGCCGATGAGGCCGTCCATGGGATCTGGCAGGCCACCGCGGCGATGTATCCGACCCTGCTCGATAATGACGATTATGCGAGCGTTGTCACCGATCGCCACTTCGACCGCTTGCAGGATATGGTGAAGGATGCGCGCGACAAGGGGGCCGAGGTGATCGAGATCAATCCCGGTGACGAGGATTTCTCCAGCACCAATGCTCGCAAGATGCCGCTCACGATCCTGCGCAACGTGACCGACGACATGCAGGCGATGCAGGAGGAAATCTTTGGCCCCGTCCTGCCGGTCAAGACCTACGGCCAGATCGACGAGGCGATCGACTATGTGAACCGGCGCGACCGCCCGCTCGGCCTGTATTATTTCGGCAGCGACGACGGCGAGGAGCGGCGCGTGCTCGAACGCACGATTTCCGGCGGGGTCACCGTGAACGACGTGGTCTTCCATGTTTCCATGGAGGACCTGCCCTTCGGCGGCGTCGGGCCGAGCGGAATGGGCAGCTATCACGGGATCGAAGGCTTTCGTGAATTCAGCCATGCCCGCAGCGTCTATTCGCAGGCCAAGATCGACGTGGCGAAGCTTGCCGGATTGAAGCCGCCATACGGGGAAGCGACCCGCAAGGCATTGCGCGGCTTGATGAAATAG
- a CDS encoding thiolase family protein, whose translation MTQFAANDPVVILSYARTPMGGMQGALSDVSATDLGATAVKAAVERSGVAPESFDRTYMGCVLPAGLGQAPARQASIKAGLPKSVQATTVNKVCGSGMQTVIMGAEALASGSVNYVVAGGMESMTNAPYLLKKHRSGARLGHDTTYDHMFLDGLEDAYEEGRAMGTFAQETANEYQLTREQMDDYSIESLRRANAAIESGAFSGEVVPVTFTTRAGEQTVDTDEAPGKGKPDKIPQLRPAFAKDGTITAATSSSISDGAAAVVLSRESVAKENGQEPVAKIVAMAAHAQEPSEFTVAPVGAIEKVLKSAGWSADEVDLWEVNEAFACVAMFAMRDIGIPHDKINVNGGGTALGHPIGASGTRIIVTLLNALKQQGKKRGVASLCIGGGEATAVAVEMV comes from the coding sequence ATGACCCAGTTCGCTGCCAACGATCCCGTCGTCATCCTCTCCTATGCCCGCACGCCGATGGGCGGAATGCAGGGCGCCTTGTCCGATGTCTCGGCGACCGACCTGGGCGCGACGGCTGTGAAGGCGGCGGTGGAGCGCTCGGGCGTGGCGCCGGAGAGTTTCGACCGCACCTATATGGGCTGCGTCCTTCCCGCAGGCCTCGGCCAGGCGCCCGCGCGCCAGGCCTCGATCAAGGCGGGCCTGCCCAAATCCGTCCAGGCAACCACCGTCAACAAGGTCTGCGGCTCCGGGATGCAGACCGTCATCATGGGCGCCGAAGCGCTGGCGAGCGGTTCGGTCAACTATGTCGTCGCGGGCGGGATGGAGAGCATGACCAACGCGCCCTATCTTCTGAAGAAGCACCGCAGCGGCGCGCGGCTGGGCCATGACACCACCTATGATCACATGTTCCTCGACGGGCTGGAAGATGCCTACGAGGAAGGCCGCGCCATGGGCACCTTCGCGCAGGAGACGGCCAACGAATACCAGCTCACCCGCGAGCAGATGGACGATTATTCGATCGAGAGCCTGCGCCGCGCCAACGCCGCCATCGAAAGCGGCGCGTTCTCCGGCGAGGTGGTCCCGGTGACCTTCACCACCCGCGCGGGCGAGCAGACCGTCGATACGGACGAAGCGCCGGGCAAGGGCAAGCCCGACAAGATCCCCCAGCTTCGCCCGGCCTTCGCCAAGGACGGCACGATTACGGCGGCCACCAGCAGTTCGATTTCGGACGGTGCCGCCGCCGTGGTGCTTTCGCGCGAGAGCGTGGCGAAGGAGAACGGTCAGGAGCCGGTCGCGAAGATCGTCGCCATGGCCGCCCACGCCCAGGAACCGAGCGAATTCACCGTCGCCCCGGTCGGCGCGATCGAGAAGGTGCTGAAGAGCGCCGGGTGGAGCGCGGACGAGGTCGATCTGTGGGAAGTCAACGAGGCATTCGCCTGCGTCGCGATGTTCGCCATGCGCGACATCGGCATTCCGCACGACAAGATCAACGTCAATGGCGGCGGCACGGCGCTCGGCCATCCGATCGGCGCCAGCGGCACGCGCATCATCGTGACGCTGCTCAACGCGCTCAAGCAGCAGGGCAAGAAGCGCGGCGTCGCCTCGCTCTGCATCGGTGGCGGTGAAGCCACCGCCGTCGCGGTCGAAATGGTCTGA
- a CDS encoding SH3 domain-containing protein, with product MRAATLPVFAALMALAVPATAQDREVPYWASIRASELNMRVGPSADYKIAWVYHRAGLPVRVLRVMEGWRLIEDPDGEKGWVVARLLSPDRTAIVTEGSPAAMRAAPDSSSEVKWRLEAGVTGALGECNSGWCELQLDDRSGWVEESRLWGDDGD from the coding sequence ATGCGCGCCGCTACCCTGCCTGTTTTCGCCGCCCTGATGGCTCTTGCCGTTCCCGCGACCGCGCAGGATCGCGAGGTGCCCTATTGGGCGAGCATCCGTGCGAGCGAGCTGAATATGCGGGTGGGGCCGAGCGCGGATTACAAGATCGCCTGGGTCTACCACCGCGCCGGCCTGCCGGTCCGGGTCTTGCGCGTGATGGAAGGTTGGCGGTTGATCGAGGACCCGGATGGGGAGAAAGGCTGGGTGGTCGCGCGGCTGCTGAGCCCGGATCGCACCGCGATCGTCACCGAAGGCTCGCCCGCCGCAATGCGCGCGGCCCCTGACTCTTCATCCGAGGTCAAATGGCGATTGGAGGCAGGCGTTACCGGCGCGCTTGGCGAATGCAATTCGGGCTGGTGCGAATTGCAGCTCGACGATCGGAGCGGATGGGTCGAAGAAAGCCGGTTGTGGGGCGACGACGGGGACTGA
- a CDS encoding 2-hydroxyacid dehydrogenase translates to MPDSAPAPTVPRRLDHAPRVVVTRHLMPTVESRLGELFDAQCNSADKAMSREELIAAMRDCDVLVPTVTDRIDADMLAQAGDRLGLIANFGAGTDHIDLKAAAARRIMVTNTPGVFTEDTADLTMAGIIGVPRRVREGVELIRSGQWTGWTPTALLGRKLAGKVLGIVGMGRIGQAVAHRARAFGLEIAYHNRKRLPEAVERMFGARYVGTLDGLVSEADILTLHCPASDSTRGMIDARRIGLMREGASLINTARGDLVDQEALIAALESGHLAGAGLDVYPDEPNVDARLIRHPNVMTLPHIGSATREGREESGHRVIANIRMWADGHRPPDQVLTGLA, encoded by the coding sequence ATGCCCGATTCCGCCCCCGCCCCTACCGTCCCCCGGCGTCTCGACCATGCCCCCCGCGTCGTGGTGACGCGCCACCTGATGCCGACCGTCGAATCGCGGCTGGGTGAGCTGTTCGATGCGCAATGCAATTCCGCCGACAAGGCGATGTCGCGCGAGGAACTGATCGCGGCGATGCGCGATTGCGACGTGCTCGTCCCCACGGTGACCGACCGGATCGATGCGGATATGCTGGCACAGGCGGGCGATCGCCTCGGCCTGATCGCCAATTTCGGTGCGGGGACCGATCATATCGACCTCAAGGCGGCAGCCGCGCGGCGTATCATGGTGACGAACACGCCCGGCGTCTTCACCGAGGATACTGCCGATCTGACCATGGCGGGCATCATCGGTGTGCCGCGCCGGGTGCGCGAGGGGGTCGAGTTGATCCGCTCCGGCCAGTGGACCGGCTGGACGCCGACCGCGCTGTTGGGCCGCAAGCTGGCGGGCAAGGTGCTTGGCATCGTCGGCATGGGTCGGATCGGCCAGGCGGTGGCGCATCGCGCCCGCGCCTTCGGCCTCGAGATAGCCTATCACAACCGCAAACGCCTGCCCGAAGCGGTCGAGCGGATGTTCGGCGCGCGCTATGTCGGCACGCTCGACGGGCTGGTGAGCGAGGCCGATATCCTCACGCTGCACTGTCCCGCAAGCGACAGCACGCGCGGCATGATCGACGCGCGGCGCATCGGATTGATGAGAGAGGGCGCGAGCCTCATCAACACGGCGCGCGGCGATCTCGTCGATCAGGAAGCACTGATCGCAGCGCTCGAAAGCGGGCATCTCGCGGGCGCCGGACTCGATGTCTACCCGGACGAACCGAATGTGGACGCGCGGCTGATCCGCCATCCGAATGTGATGACCCTCCCCCATATCGGCAGCGCCACCCGTGAGGGGCGCGAGGAATCGGGCCACCGCGTCATCGCCAATATCCGCATGTGGGCCGATGGCCATCGCCCACCCGATCAGGTCCTCACCGGACTGGCTTGA
- a CDS encoding nuclear transport factor 2 family protein, whose translation MDDFAARIEALEHQWMRSWMQRDRNAMKKLAARDFIFLLGSTRAALLDRASWLEAATTRFKCNGYRFGEVYVRRHGSVAVFATQMSLEARMGDHEWAGETWMMDLWQKTKVRRQWRIIERTLSRPDEDPKMSDAVRAMQLWR comes from the coding sequence ATGGATGATTTCGCCGCCCGCATCGAAGCGCTCGAACATCAATGGATGCGCAGCTGGATGCAGCGCGACCGCAATGCGATGAAGAAACTCGCGGCGCGCGATTTCATCTTCCTGCTGGGATCGACGCGCGCCGCGCTCCTGGACCGCGCGAGTTGGCTGGAGGCGGCGACGACGCGCTTCAAATGCAACGGATACCGCTTCGGCGAGGTCTATGTCCGCCGCCACGGCTCGGTCGCGGTGTTCGCGACGCAGATGAGCCTGGAAGCGCGCATGGGCGACCACGAATGGGCGGGCGAAACCTGGATGATGGACCTGTGGCAGAAGACCAAGGTCCGCCGCCAGTGGCGCATCATCGAACGCACTCTTTCGCGCCCCGACGAGGACCCGAAGATGAGCGATGCGGTCAGGGCGATGCAGCTGTGGCGATGA
- a CDS encoding GNAT family N-acetyltransferase produces the protein MEIGLANLDDADLRDLLTLHQRRMVESSPPGTSFALDLSGLAHPDVSVFAARHDGSLMGVAALKQIEPRSGEIKSMRVVDRELGAGVGFALLSHLIGVARDRGYRTLMLETGTGEAFAAANALYLRNGFVRRGPFADYAASDFNIFYERAL, from the coding sequence ATGGAGATCGGCCTCGCCAATTTGGACGATGCCGATCTTCGCGACCTGCTGACCTTGCACCAGCGGAGGATGGTCGAGTCCTCGCCGCCGGGAACCTCCTTCGCGCTCGATCTGTCGGGACTCGCCCATCCCGATGTCAGCGTATTCGCGGCACGCCATGATGGCAGTCTGATGGGTGTCGCGGCGCTCAAGCAGATCGAACCGCGTTCGGGCGAGATAAAGTCGATGCGAGTGGTCGACCGTGAATTGGGCGCGGGCGTGGGGTTTGCGCTGCTTTCGCATTTAATCGGTGTAGCGCGCGATCGTGGCTACCGGACGCTGATGCTGGAAACCGGGACGGGCGAGGCCTTTGCCGCCGCGAATGCGCTCTATTTGCGCAATGGCTTCGTCAGGCGCGGTCCCTTCGCCGACTATGCGGCGAGCGACTTCAACATATTCTACGAGCGCGCGTTGTAA
- a CDS encoding NAD(P)H-dependent flavin oxidoreductase, translated as MAFKGLEPIQYGGREVWPLVEGGKGVSATNHLSSGAWAAAGGIGTVSAVNADSYDAEGKIIPQVYDQLTRKERHEQLMRYAIDGATEQVKRAHDIAGGKGAININVLWEMGGAQQILEAVLENTKGLVAGVTCGAGMPYKLAEIAARYNVSYLPIVSSARAFRALWKRSYSKVPDLMAAVVYEDPWLAGGHNGLSNAEDPRKPEDPYPRVKALRETMRNEGVSEDTAIVMAGGVWFLREWNDWIDNPELGRIMFQFGTRPLLTEESPIPQEWKDRLRTLDEGDVLLHKFSPTGFYSSAVKNDFLWDLIHRSERQIPYSKVEAGEHTKQLDIGVRGKNFWVAPKDYDRARAWFAEGQTEALKTPDDTIVYVTPESRDTIRKDQKDCMGCLSHCQFSSWKDHDDYTTGRLADPRSFCIQKTLQDIAHGEPVDDNLMFAGHAAYRFKQDPFYSNNFTPTVKQLVDRILAGD; from the coding sequence ATGGCATTCAAGGGTCTCGAACCCATTCAGTATGGCGGGCGCGAAGTGTGGCCGCTGGTCGAAGGTGGCAAAGGCGTTTCGGCGACCAACCACTTGAGCTCCGGCGCCTGGGCGGCGGCGGGCGGCATCGGCACGGTCAGCGCGGTGAACGCCGACAGCTATGATGCCGAGGGCAAGATCATCCCACAGGTCTACGACCAGCTGACGCGCAAGGAACGGCACGAACAGCTGATGCGCTATGCGATCGACGGCGCCACCGAACAGGTGAAGCGCGCGCATGACATCGCGGGCGGCAAGGGCGCGATCAACATCAACGTGCTGTGGGAAATGGGTGGCGCGCAGCAGATCCTGGAAGCCGTGCTGGAGAACACCAAGGGCCTCGTCGCCGGCGTCACCTGCGGGGCGGGAATGCCCTACAAGCTGGCCGAGATCGCGGCGCGCTACAATGTGAGCTACCTGCCGATCGTCAGCTCCGCGCGCGCCTTCCGTGCCTTGTGGAAGCGCAGCTACAGCAAGGTGCCCGATCTGATGGCCGCCGTGGTCTATGAAGACCCGTGGCTGGCGGGCGGACATAACGGCCTGTCGAACGCCGAGGACCCTCGCAAGCCGGAAGACCCCTACCCCCGCGTCAAGGCGCTGCGCGAGACGATGCGCAATGAAGGTGTGTCCGAAGATACCGCGATCGTCATGGCGGGCGGCGTCTGGTTCCTGCGCGAATGGAACGACTGGATCGACAATCCCGAGCTTGGCCGGATCATGTTCCAGTTCGGAACGCGGCCCCTGCTGACCGAGGAAAGCCCGATCCCGCAGGAATGGAAGGATCGCCTGCGCACGCTCGACGAAGGCGATGTGCTGCTGCACAAATTCTCGCCCACGGGCTTCTATTCGAGCGCGGTGAAGAACGATTTCCTCTGGGACCTCATCCACCGCTCGGAACGCCAGATCCCCTACAGCAAGGTCGAGGCGGGCGAGCATACGAAACAGCTCGATATCGGCGTGCGCGGCAAGAACTTCTGGGTCGCGCCGAAGGATTACGACCGCGCGCGGGCCTGGTTCGCCGAAGGGCAGACCGAGGCGCTCAAGACGCCGGACGACACGATCGTCTACGTCACCCCCGAAAGCCGCGACACGATCCGCAAGGACCAGAAGGACTGCATGGGCTGCCTCAGCCACTGCCAGTTTTCGAGCTGGAAGGATCACGACGATTACACGACCGGACGCCTCGCCGATCCGCGCAGCTTCTGCATTCAGAAGACCTTGCAGGACATCGCTCATGGCGAGCCGGTGGACGACAATCTCATGTTCGCGGGCCATGCGGCCTACCGCTTCAAGCAGGACCCGTTCTACTCGAACAACTTCACCCCCACGGTGAAGCAGCTGGTCGACCGGATACTGGCGGGGGATTGA
- a CDS encoding methyltransferase domain-containing protein gives MILRRAASVGLLLALAACGQAPGDRPETSVEFPRPDRPVSGLGSNQFSTETARDNRGEAETVMDLAGIEPGMTVADIGAGNGYYTVRLAERVGEDGRVLAQDIDRSALERLGRRVERQRIDNVSIQPGSLDDPHLPEDSFDRIFMVHMYHEIGEPYALLWRMWPSLTPGGQVVVVDVDRPTDQHGIAPMLLACEFERVGYKLVAFKDAPELAGYYAQFERGANRPEPESIEPCRGDTVAKSAASTRSAT, from the coding sequence GTGATCCTGCGCCGGGCCGCCTCGGTGGGCTTGCTGCTGGCGCTTGCCGCCTGCGGTCAGGCGCCCGGCGACCGGCCCGAAACCTCGGTGGAATTTCCCCGTCCCGATCGGCCGGTGTCCGGCCTCGGATCGAACCAGTTCAGCACCGAAACCGCGCGTGACAATCGCGGCGAGGCCGAAACGGTCATGGACCTCGCCGGGATCGAGCCGGGGATGACGGTGGCCGATATCGGCGCCGGGAACGGCTATTACACGGTGCGTCTGGCAGAGCGGGTCGGCGAGGATGGCCGGGTGCTGGCGCAGGATATCGACCGCAGCGCGCTTGAGCGACTCGGCCGTCGGGTGGAGCGGCAGCGGATCGACAACGTCTCCATCCAGCCCGGCTCGCTCGACGATCCGCACCTTCCCGAGGACAGTTTTGACCGCATCTTCATGGTCCATATGTATCACGAAATCGGTGAACCTTACGCGCTGCTCTGGCGGATGTGGCCCTCGCTGACGCCGGGCGGTCAGGTCGTCGTGGTCGATGTCGATCGTCCGACCGACCAGCACGGCATCGCGCCGATGCTGCTGGCCTGCGAATTCGAGCGGGTGGGGTACAAGCTCGTCGCTTTCAAGGATGCGCCCGAACTGGCGGGGTACTATGCACAGTTCGAACGGGGCGCTAACAGACCCGAACCGGAGAGTATCGAACCGTGTCGTGGAGACACGGTGGCCAAGTCGGCGGCATCCACGCGATCCGCTACCTGA
- the prfB gene encoding peptide chain release factor 2, producing the protein MRAEGQAYIDRIEAALSLVRQSLDWERALRRLDELNARVQDPSLWDNPKEAQAINREQKQLETAIATVNEISSEMSDAIEFVEMGEAEGDDEVVKDGLVSLEKLATRADADKVQALLSGEADGNDTYLEIHAGAGGTESQDWAEMLFRMYARWAEKRGFKVETVEYQAGDQAGIKSATLLIKGDNAYGYAKTESGVHRLVRISPYDSSARRHTSFSSVWVYPVIDDDFEIEINESDLKIDTYRASGAGGQHVNTTDSAVRITHQPTGIVVASQNDRSQHKNRATAMNMLKARLYEREMAEREAAAGTEYESKTDIGWGHQIRSYVLQPYQMVKDLRTGVTSPTPDDVLDGALDPFISAALAQRVTGETVEIEDVE; encoded by the coding sequence ATGCGTGCCGAAGGGCAGGCCTATATCGACCGTATCGAAGCCGCCTTGTCGCTGGTCCGCCAATCGCTGGACTGGGAGCGCGCCCTGCGCCGTCTGGACGAGCTCAATGCGCGCGTCCAGGACCCGAGCCTGTGGGACAATCCCAAGGAAGCGCAGGCGATCAATCGCGAGCAGAAGCAGCTCGAAACCGCGATCGCGACCGTCAACGAAATCTCCTCCGAAATGTCCGATGCGATCGAATTCGTCGAGATGGGCGAGGCGGAAGGCGACGACGAGGTCGTGAAGGACGGTCTCGTCAGCCTGGAAAAGCTCGCCACGCGCGCCGATGCCGACAAAGTCCAGGCGCTGTTGTCGGGTGAGGCGGATGGGAACGACACCTATCTCGAAATCCACGCGGGCGCGGGCGGCACCGAAAGCCAGGACTGGGCCGAAATGCTCTTCCGCATGTATGCGCGCTGGGCGGAAAAGCGCGGCTTCAAGGTCGAGACGGTGGAGTATCAGGCGGGCGATCAGGCCGGAATCAAATCGGCAACGCTGCTGATCAAGGGCGACAATGCCTATGGATACGCCAAGACGGAGAGCGGCGTGCATCGCCTCGTCCGCATCAGCCCCTATGACAGCTCCGCGCGGCGCCACACCAGTTTTAGCTCGGTCTGGGTCTATCCCGTCATCGACGACGATTTCGAGATCGAGATCAATGAAAGCGACCTGAAGATCGACACCTATCGCGCCTCGGGCGCGGGTGGGCAGCACGTCAACACCACCGATTCCGCCGTGCGAATCACGCACCAACCGACCGGGATCGTCGTCGCCAGCCAGAACGACCGCAGCCAGCACAAGAACCGTGCGACCGCGATGAATATGCTCAAGGCCCGTCTCTACGAGCGCGAGATGGCCGAACGCGAGGCCGCGGCGGGCACCGAATACGAGAGCAAGACCGACATCGGATGGGGCCACCAGATCAGGAGCTATGTGCTTCAGCCCTATCAGATGGTGAAGGATCTGCGCACCGGCGTGACCAGCCCGACGCCCGACGATGTGCTCGACGGTGCGCTCGACCCGTTCATCTCCGCCGCGCTGGCGCAGCGCGTAACGGGCGAGACGGTCGAGATCGAGGACGTGGAGTGA